One segment of Erigeron canadensis isolate Cc75 chromosome 2, C_canadensis_v1, whole genome shotgun sequence DNA contains the following:
- the LOC122586734 gene encoding MDIS1-interacting receptor like kinase 2-like translates to MGMSSSAIIFLLLVTCTVCSTILCVANSNSLSSNEEVDALLKWKVTLKSQKTNNLIVLPSWTNDNVNLNLSAQKTASPCNWYGIKCNENGSVNRLNLSSSFLSGTLDHFSFSSFPNLICIELTFNSFSGIIPSEIRHMSKLSYLYLGSNQFEGTIPLEIGELRNLEILDLSKNQLNGSIPTSFGQLSNLISLSLSENQLNGSIPKEIGNLTSLEWLVLSTNELSGPIPSSIGKLKSLLGLRLDSNKLSGPIPQELGNLASLSGLQISSNQLNGSIPRSLGNLKNLEKLFLYDNQFSGPIPLELGKLTLVQIDMSNNSFSGSLPDEICNGGRLEVLILINNNLTGRIPKSAYNCSSLRRVRFDGNKLTGDISMSFGVYPHLYYISFNDNKVSGELSDNWSKCENLSTIQMGGNQINGNIPPSLGNSLQLEELNLSSNDLVGEIPKEFGRMTRMLELNLSNNRLSGGIPQELGSLTELTSLDLSMNKLNESIPSSFGDCSDLIYLNLNSNGFTNEIPIQIGELEGYLLLYRV, encoded by the exons ATGGGCATGTCTTCTTCAGCCATCATCTTCTTACTGCTTGTTACATGTACAGTTTGCAGCACGATTTTATGTGTTGCTAATTCAAACTCATTATCATCAAATGAAGAAGTTGATGCTCTCTTAAAATGGAAAGTAACCCTCAAAAGCCAAAAAACAAACAATCTTATTGTGCTCCCTTCATGGACAAATGATAATGTCAATCTCAACTTGTCAGCACAAAAAACAGCCTCTCCATGTAACTGGTATGGAATTAAGTGTAATGAAAATGGCAGCGTAAACCGTTTGAACCTTTCGTCATCATTTCTAAGCGGTACACTGGACCACTTTTCATTCTCTTCGTTTCCAAATCTTATATGTATTGAGCTTACTTTCAATAGCTTTTCGGGAATCATCCCATCAGAAATCCGTCACATGTCAAAACTCTCTTATCTTTATCTTGGTTCTAATCAATTTGAGGGAACAATCCCTCTAGAGATTGGTGAATTGAGAAATCTTGAAATCCTTGATTTGTCTAAGAATCAGTTGAATGGTTCGATTCCTACCAGTTTTGGTCAGTTATCTAATCTGATAAGCTTGAGTCTATCTGAGAATCAGTTGAATGGATCCATCCCAAAAGAAATCGGTAACTTGACTTCACTCGAATGGCTCGTGTTAAGCACTAACGAACTTAGTGGTCCCATTCCTTCGTCTATAGGTAAACTCAAATCCCTTCTTGGTCTTCGTTTAGATTCAAACAAACTTTCTGGTCCTATACCACAAGAGTTGGGAAACTTAGCATCTCTTTCTGGTTTGCAAATAAGTAGTAATCAACTCAATGGTTCCATTCCAAGATCATTAGGTAACCTAaaaaacttagaaaaactgTTTCTGTATGACAATCAGTTTTCGGGGCCTATCCCACTAGAACTAGGAAAACTGACGTTGGTTCAGATAGATATGAGCAACAATAGTTTTTCTGGCAGTTTGCCGGATGAAATCTGTAACGGAGGAAGACTTGAAGTCCTGATCCTTATTAATAATAACCTAACGGGTCGTATTCCAAAGAGTGCGTACAACTGCTCAAGTTTGCGCCGAGTAAGGTTTGATGGGAACAAGCTAACAGGAGATATTTCCATGAGCTTTGGTGTGTATCCACATCTCTACTACATTAGTTTCAATGATAACAAGGTTTCTGGCGAGCTCTCGGACAACTGGAGTAAGTGCGAGAACTTATCAACGATACAAATGGGAGGAAATCAAATAAATGGTAACATACCTCCGTCGCTTGGAAACTCTCTTCAGTTAGAAGAGCTCAATCTATCGTCCAATGATTTGGTTGGAGAGATACCAAAAGAGTTTGGAAGAATGACTCGGATGCTGGAACTTAATCTAAGCAATAACCGACTTTCTGGTGGCATACCACAAGAACTAGGATCGTTAACTGAATTAACGTCCCTTGATCTGTCAATGAATAAGTTGAATGAGTCCATTCCGTCTTCCTTTGGGGATTGCTCAGATCTCATCTACTTGAACTTGAACAGCAATGGTTTTACTAATGAAATCCCGATTCAAATAGGTGAATTG GAAGGATACCTTCTGCTCTATCGGGTCTAA
- the LOC122586733 gene encoding MDIS1-interacting receptor like kinase 2-like — protein sequence MESMNALLSIDLSYNQLEGPIPESKGFSVETLQGNKGLCGNVRGMKPCPSEKHSQKGYHKLALLISLPLVGGLVAILTFYIWRSKKSSSTPGPQVDAADTKAGGDFFSISTFDGKETYNEILRVTEEFNEAYCLGKGAFGSVYRANLTSGEVVAVKRLHRSSEVINRPDFLNEIRALTLIRHKNIVKLHGYCSHVRNSFLVYQYLEGGSLASALSDSRSAQNLDWTKRVNIIKGVTYALSYMHHDCSPPIVHRDISSKNILLDSDYEACISDFGTAKILDQNSSNWSNVAGTYGYLAPELAYTMKVTEKCDVYSFGVLALEVIKGEHPGDVITSITSPSAEKIELGNLLDHRLPNPLPEMEKVLTSILIQATRCVNPKPEIRPSMLNISKEIS from the exons ATGGAATCAATGAATGCCTTGTTGAGCATTGACCTATCGTATAATCAGCTTGAAGGTCCAATTCCTGAAAGCAAAGGTTTTTCGGTAGAAACATTGCAAGGGAACAAGGGTTTGTGTGGAAATGTTAGAGGAATGAAGCCATGCCCTTCAGAAAAGCATTCACAAAAGGGATACCACAAACTTGCACTACTGATTTCCCTTCCACTTGTTGGTGGTCTTGTGGCAATTCTAACTTTCTATATTTGGAGATCTAAGAAGAGCTCATCAACACCAGGACCGCAGGTGGACGCAGCAGATACAAAAGCAGGTGGAGatttcttttcaatttcaacttttGATGGAAAGGAGACCTACAACGAAATCCTAAGGGTGACGGAAGAGTTTAATGAAGCATATTGCCTCGGAAAGGGTGCATTTGGAAGTGTGTACAGAGCGAATTTGACATCAGGTGAGGTTGTTGCTGTAAAAAGACTTCATCGGTCCTCTGAGGTAATCAATCGCCCTGATTTTCTAAATGAGATCCGAGCATTGACACTGATAAGACACAAAAATATTGTCAAGCTACATGGCTATTGTTCACACGTTAGAAACTCATTCTTGGTTTACCAGTATCTTGAAGGGGGTAGTCTAGCTAGTGCTTTGAGTGACAGTAGGAGTGCTCAAAACTTGGATTGGACCAAAAGGGTGAACATCATTAAAGGTGTTACTTACGCTTTATCATATATGCACCATGATTGTTCACCCCCTATTGTTCATCGAGACATATCAAGCAAAAATATTTTGcttgattcggattatgaagcTTGCATTTCAGACTTTGGTACGGCAAAAATTTTGGACCAAAACTCGTCGAATTGGAGTAACGTTGCAGGAACATACGGATACCTTGCACCAG AACTCGCTTACACAATGAAAGTAACAGAAAAGTGCGATGTGTATAGTTTTGGGGTTCTAGCGTTGGAAGTCATTAAAGGAGAACATCCAGGTGATGTCATTACATCTATAACATCTCCATCAGCTGAGAAGATCGAGCTGGGCAATCTGCTAGATCACCGTCTTCCAAATCCACTCCCAGAGATGGAGAAAGTTCTTACATCCATTTTGATTCAAGCAACAAGATGCGTAAATCCAAAACCTGAAATAAGGCCTTCCATGCTTAATATTTCTAAGGAAATTTCATAG